A single Lactuca sativa cultivar Salinas chromosome 8, Lsat_Salinas_v11, whole genome shotgun sequence DNA region contains:
- the LOC111918308 gene encoding uncharacterized protein LOC111918308: MGVIIIDGSTVQAFVNDETQFKTSVDAQFDSLDVNNGGVLSRSEIRKAFESMRLLEAHSGVDTALPPEELTRLYDSVFLSFDEDSNGTVDLEEFRSEMKKTMLAIAVGLGSSSIQMVVEDDDQSFLKKAADLEATKISESS, from the coding sequence atggGTGTAATAATCATCGACGGGTCCACCGTACAAGCCTTCGTTAACGACGAAACTCAGTTCAAAACCAGCGTCGACGCCCAGTTCGATTCCCTCGATGTCAACAACGGCGGCGTTCTATCTAGATCCGAGATACGTAAGGCTTTTGAGTCCATGAGGTTGCTGGAAGCTCACTCTGGAGTTGACACCGCCTTGCCCCCGGAGGAGCTTACCCGTCTCTACGATTCTGTGTTTCTGAGCTTCGATGAAGACTCGAACGGCACCGTTGATCTGGAGGAGTTTAGGTCGGAAATGAAGAAGACCATGCTCGCTATTGCCGTTGGGTTGGGGTCTTCGTCGATTCAGATGGTGGTGGAAGATGATGATCAAAGTTTTCTGAAAAAAGCAGCTGATTTAGAAGCGACCAAGATATCTGAGAGTTCTTAG
- the LOC111918310 gene encoding glyceraldehyde-3-phosphate dehydrogenase GAPC1, cytosolic, with product MGSDKKIRIGINGFGRIGRLVARVALQRDDVELVAVNDPFISTDYMTYMFKYDSVHGQWKHNELKVKDEKTLLFGDKPVTVFGIRNPEDIPWGEAGADYVVESTGVFTDKDKAAAHLKGGAKKVIISAPSKDAPMFVVGVNENEYKPELNIVSNASCTTNCLAPLAKVINDRFGIVEGLMTTVHSITATQKTVDGPSMKDWRGGRAASFNIIPSSTGAAKAVGKVLPALNGKLTGMSFRVPTVDVSVVDLTVRLEKKATYEQIKAAIKEESEGKLKGILGYIEEDVVSTDFVGDSRSSIFDAKAGIALNDNFVKLVSWYDNEWGYSSRVIDLICHIASVEA from the exons ATGG GTTCTGACAAGAAGATTAGAATCGGAATCAACG GATTTGGAAGAATCGGTCGTCTAGTTGCTAGAGTTGCTCTTCAGAGAGATGATGTTGAGCTTGTTGCTGTTAACGATCCTTTCATCTCCACTGATTACATG ACATACATGTTCAAGTACGACAGTGTTCATGGCCAATGGAAGCACAATGAACTTAAGGTGAAGGATGAGAAAACCCTTCTCTTCGGAGACAAGCCTGTGACTGTATTCGGTATCAGGAACCCAGAAGACATCCCATGGGGTGAGGCCGGAGCTGACTACGTGGTGGAATCCACCGGAGTCTTCACCGACAAAGACAAAGCTGCTGCTCACTTAAAG GGTGGTGCTAAGAAGGTCATCATCTCTGCTCCTAGCAAGGATGCACCCATGTTTGTTGTTGGTGTCAATGAGAACGAATACAAACCTGAGCTTAACATTGTTTCCAACGCCAGTTGCACAACCAACTGTCTTGCTCCTTTGGCTAAg GTGATTAACGACAGATTCGGCATTGTTGAGGGACTTATGACAACTGTCCACTCCATTACAGCCACCCAAAAGACCGTTGATGGGCCATCCATGAAGGACTGGAGAGGTGGAAGAGCCGCCTCCTTCAACATCATTCCCAGCAGCACCGGAGCTGCCAAG GCTGTTGGCAAGGTTTTGCCAGCTCTTAATGGCAAATTGACCGGAATGTCCTTCCGTGTCCCAACTGTTGATGTCTCAGTTGTTGACTTAACTGTTAGACTTGAGAAGAAGGCTACTTATGAGCAGATCAAGGCTGCTATTAA gGAGGAATCAGAAGGCAAAttgaagggtattttgggatataTCGAAGAGGATGTTGTATCCACCGACTTTGTTGGTGACAGCAGGTCGAGCATCTTCGATGCCAAGGCTGGGATCGCTTTGAATGACAACTTTGTGAAACTTGTCTCGTGGTATGACAACGAATGGGGTTACAG TTCACGTGTTATTGATTTGATTTGCCACATTGCATCTGTTGAGGCCTAG